Below is a window of Candidatus Liberimonas magnetica DNA.
AAAAATAATGCCCTGTGAGAGAAAGCCGATGCAGACGAAGATATGATCTCCACATTGCCTGTTGCATCAGCCTGTTTGGCCTCATTGTTAAAATTTATCGTATCTGCAGAAAGCGTAACAGGCGATGTCGAGTTTATAGTAGCATAAAAAAGTTTCGGCCTTTTCCCGGATAATTCTCCGGATTTACTTTTAAGGTTATATACCGCTTTGTAAGACAGCCCTCTTAACGGTTCATTTTCATTTATTATCGTAAGAAAGCTGACATTCCCTTTTGCATTTATTACATCTGCCACCTTGTCCTGTATTATCTCATCGGCTTTTAATACATCCTGCCCGTGTACCACCTGCGCATTGCCTGAAAAAATTACTTTTTTCCCGGCATCGAGCATTTCCATGCTTTCGCCGGTT
It encodes the following:
- a CDS encoding LptA/OstA family protein; its protein translation is MKIYRAYFISCCIVLCAGSNNGSFAQNKAKTIVTGESMEMLDAGKKVIFSGNAQVVHGQDVLKADEIIQDKVADVINAKGNVSFLTIINENEPLRGLSYKAVYNLKSKSGELSGKRPKLFYATINSTSPVTLSADTINFNNEAKQADATGNVEIISSSASAFSHRALFFYTDKKMYLTGLAEQPEVMYYGQGKKDRFFADKITMFVDKKRMILEGNVKGFVHEINKK